In Aegilops tauschii subsp. strangulata cultivar AL8/78 chromosome 3, Aet v6.0, whole genome shotgun sequence, one genomic interval encodes:
- the LOC109769753 gene encoding uncharacterized protein, with the protein MARFPRARNLPARRGRSSSSDARSSCWKTKEADEQSDLPLACEKREWKGATCPVCLEHPHDAVLLLCTSHHKGCRPYMCGTNYHHSNCLEHFKEAYAKEKLALSDSAESALNLPFSPNTEPANKHPSTMELACPLCRGDVKGWTVVEPARQYLNRKKRACVHDACSFVGSYRELCKHVNSKHPSAKPREVDPALASEWKKFECERERQDAISTIRASNPGAVIMGDYVLELNGGSNNSMFADGDEFDLEERLNFFTSMDRTLNERIDFYESSEGSLDESIDFLASLFGRGRRIASGDSHSRAYRRHRERPRRNHLGISVDSSDIQQGPVNTQRGQRVAAVRGRAPRRHHPMVTHVRSTRGS; encoded by the coding sequence ATGGCGAGATTTCCAAGAGCCCGAAACCTCCCAGCTCGTCGAGGTAGGTCATCTTCATCTGATGCGCGTTCCAGCTGTTGGAAGACAAAAGAAGCAGACGAACAGAGTGATTTGCCATTGGCCTGTGAGAAAAGAGAATGGAAAGGTGCAACTTGCCCAGTTTGCTTGGAGCATCCACATGATGCCGTCCTCCTCCTCTGTACTTCTCACCACAAGGGTTGCCGGCCTTATATGTGTGGCACCAACTACCATCACTCTAACTGTCTTGAACACTTCAAAGAAGCTTATGCGAAAGAGAAATTGGCCCTTAGTGATTCTGCCGAGTCCGCGCTGAACCTTCCATTTTCTCCAAACACAGAACCAGCAAACAAGCATCCATCTACAATGGAACTCGCATGCCCTCTGTGCCGTGGGGATGTTAAAGGATGGACTGTTGTTGAACCTGCTCGTCAGTATCTCAACCGCAAGAAGAGAGCATGTGTGCATGATGCCTGCTCGTTCGTTGGTTCATACAGAGAACTTTGCAAGCATGTGAACTCCAAACACCCTTCAGCAAAACCTCGTGAGGTTGATCCTGCACTTGCAAGTGAGTGGAAAAAGTTTGAATGTGAAAGAGAGCGCCAGGATGCAATCAGTACTATCAGGGCTTCGAACCCAGGAGCTGTGATTATGGGGGATTATGTACTTGAATTGAACGGTGGCAGCAACAACAGTATGTTCGCTGATGGAGATGAATTTGACTTGGAGGAGAGACTCAACTTCTTCACTTCCATGGATCGCACCCTGAACGAGAGGATCGACTTCTATGAATCTTCAGAAGGTAGTTTGGATGAGAGCATTGACTTCCTGGCATCTTTATTTGGCCGTGGCAGGCGGATCGCAAGTGGAGACTCACACAGCAGGGCTTACAGAAGGCACAGGGAGAGGCCTAGGCGTAACCACCTGGGCATATCAGTTGATTCTTCTGATATCCAGCAAGGTCCAGTTAACACTCAAAGGGGGCAGCGAGTTGCTGCTGTTCGAGGGAGAGCCCCACGGCGGCACCATCCTATGGTGACTCACGTGAGATCAACACGTGGGAGCTGA